The genomic region TCAGGTTCCCCGACAGCGCGCCGAGTCCGGCGATGTCGGCCTTGAGCGGGGCGCGCGCCTTGTTCAGCAGGTCCGCGGTGGCCCCGGTCAGCTCGGACATCGAGCCGATCGCCTCGCCGATCGGCTTGCGGTCCGCGGCCAGTCCGCTGACCAGCTTCTGCATGGTGCCGATCAGGTTCGCCAGCTGGTCGCCGCGGGAGTTGACCGTGCCGAGCACGGTGTTCAGGTTGTTGATCAGGTCGCCGATCACCTTGTCCTTGGCCGCGATGGTCGAGGTGAGCGAGGCGGTGCGGGCGAGCAGGCTGTCCACCGTGCCGCCTTCCCCTTGCAGCACCTGAACGATCTCGTAGGACAGCTTGTTCACGTCATCGGGGTTCAGCGCCTGGAACAGCGGCTTGAACCCGTTGAACAGCAGGGTGAGATCCAGCGCGGGCGTGGTGCGCTCCAGCGGGATCTGCCCCTCCGGCGGCAGCGTCGCGGTGGTGCCCGCGCCCTGGTCCAGGGCCAGGTAGCGCTGGCCGACCAGGTTGCGGTAGCGGATGGCGGCGGTGGCCGAGGCGAAGATCCGCCGCCTGCCCTCGACGGAGAACTGCACCTCGACCACCCCCCGGCCGGCCAGTCGCAGTC from Crossiella sp. CA-258035 harbors:
- a CDS encoding MlaD family protein; its protein translation is MRGVTAPLLKFSVFAVLTVLVTALLAVTISNTTAVGANFYTARFSDVTSLNEGDDVRMSGVRVGKVEGLRLAGRGVVEVQFSVEGRRRIFASATAAIRYRNLVGQRYLALDQGAGTTATLPPEGQIPLERTTPALDLTLLFNGFKPLFQALNPDDVNKLSYEIVQVLQGEGGTVDSLLARTASLTSTIAAKDKVIGDLINNLNTVLGTVNSRGDQLANLIGTMQKLVSGLAADRKPIGEAIGSMSELTGATADLLNKARAPLKADIAGLGALSGNLMEQPKLLTEFLDRLPTKFEAIGRIGSYGSWFNFFLCSASAPGVPPAPGGPPVGIPLTHERCKG